A single Triticum dicoccoides isolate Atlit2015 ecotype Zavitan chromosome 2A, WEW_v2.0, whole genome shotgun sequence DNA region contains:
- the LOC119356202 gene encoding peroxisomal 2,4-dienoyl-CoA reductase-like — protein sequence MATESPFRADVLRGKAALVTGGGSGICFEIAAQLARHGAHVAIMGRRREVLDKAVAALRSEGLRAVGFQGDVRNQKDAARVLASTVEHFGKLDILVNGAAGNFLASPEDLTPKGFRTVLEIDTVGTYTMCYEALKYLKKGGPGRGPSTGGLIINISATLHYTASWYQIHVSAAKAGVDSITRTLALEWGTDYEIRVNGIAPGPIGGTPGLRKLAPDEMGKGKREMMPLFKLGETRDIAMAALYLASDAGKYVNGTTLVVDGGLWLSHPRHIPKEEVKELSKVIEKKVRASGVGVPSSKL from the exons ATGGCGACCGAGTCGCCGTTCCGGGCGGACGTGCTGAGGGGCAAGGCGGCGCTGGTcaccggcggcggctccggcatcTGCTTCGAGATCGCCGCCCAGCTCGCCCGCCACGGCGCCCACGTCGCCATCATGGGCCGCCGCCGCGAGGTCCTCGACAAGGCCGTCGCCGCCCTCCGCTCCGAGGGCCTACGG GCTGTTGGATTTCAGGGAGATGTACGTAACCAGAAGGATGCAGCGAGAGTGCTCGCGTCGACCGTTGAGCATTTCGGCAAGCTTGACATTCTTGTCAATGGTGCAGCGGGCAACTTCCTTGCATCCCCGGAGGATCTGACACCCAAGGGATTCCGGACAG TTCTTGAGATTGACACTGTGGGTACATACACAATGTGCTATGAAGCCCTGAAGTATCTGAAAAAGGGTGGGCCAGGGAGAGGTCCCTCCACTGGTGGCCTCATCATTAACATAAGCGCGACACTGCATTACACTGCTTCTTGGTACCAAATTCATGTCTCCGCCGCTAAG GCAGGTGTTGATAGTATCACAAGAACACTGGCTCTGGAATGGGGAACAGATTATGAAATTAGGGTCAATGGAATCGCACCAGGACCAATCGGTGGCACTCCAGGACTGAGGAAGCTTGCACCTGATGAAATGGGCAAGGGGAAAAGGGAAATGATGCCTTTATTTAAGTTGGGGGAGACACGGGACATAGCAATGGCTGCGCTCTATCTTGCTTCTGATGCAG GCAAATATGTAAATGGGACTACACTGGTGGTTGATGGAGGGCTTTGGTTGAGTCATCCTCGCCACATCCCCAAGGAAGAAGTGAAGGAACTCTCAAAGGTGATCGAGAAGAAGGTTAGGGCCTCTGGTGTAGGTGTACCGTCCAGCAAATTGTGA